Below is a window of Deltaproteobacteria bacterium DNA.
TAACAGTATATCTGCCGCGGATTTTTGCACTGAAGAATACCGCTCATATTTTTCGGCTATTTGTGAAAAATCGATATTTGTTTTATCCATGTCTTTACCCTCATTTTAGGAAAATCACAGGGCTGCCCCTGCTGCTTCCATAAATTTGCACGTTTTTTTAAACGGAATTTTGCCAGGACCATAGGGTGTAGTCTACTTTATGGTTGTGTCATTCCTCTTGCGAAAGTTCATACCCGCTGAAAAACTTTTTATAAATAATTATATAAGTGCCCTGAAGCATAGCTGCTATATAAAACGGCAAAACAAGTTGTCCCGATTGAAAAAAATAGCCCGTTATGGTTGGTCCAACAGCCTGTGGCAATTGCATAGAAACCGCATTAAGGCTTGTAGCAAGGCCTCTACGTTCGTTTCTCACCAATCCTATAGTCAATGCCTGCCGCGCACCGGTTGTACTTCTGTTAAATGCCGACCTTAAAAGATAAACAAGCGAGGCAAGCCAGTAAAACGGTATAACGGGCAAAAGCAAAAGCATTATCAAACCAAATGTCCTTTGAAATATTACAGATTTTACAATCCCTATATGTTCGGTCAATCTTCCTGTAAATAGGGCTGCTATGCCTGTAACAAAAAATGTTACAGCCATTACCGGAGCTATAAAATCAGGGCCTACGTGAAACTTTATAGCAAACCAATATGCCATTAAAGGACCCGTCATGCCTATCGCTGCTCCATTAAAAACATTGGCAAATACTAATTTAAATAATTCATGATTTTCTTTTTTAGAGATATTACGGCTTTCCTTATGTTCACTGTCTTTCCCGCCTTTTCTATTACCTCTATAGGACTCTTCTGTAGATAGTATCAAAGCAAGATCTATAATAGCCAGTATACCTACGATAGCAAACAACGGGCGATAAGACATTGCACCGATAAACCATTTATCCCACAGTGATGGCAAAATAGCGAGTAGAGCACCAAGGCCTGTTCCGAAAAAGCCGAGCGCCGTGTTTATGCTGTAAATAAATCCGCGTTTTAAAGGTTTGATGCTTTCTGCAAGCCATGCCTGCTCTGCCGGAGAGAATGGGCCTGCCGCTCCATTTGCTCCGCGACCAAATCCCCCTAACACGGCGCTCATTCCTAACAGCCAGGGCTGTGCCGTTGCTATGGCTATGATACAACCGGTTATTAGTATAAACTGGTATACAAGTAAGAATGGTTTTCTTCTTAAGCGATCGCTGCTTACCCCGATAATAAGACTTAAAAATGCGCCGAATAACCCTGCCGAGCTGAGGACAATACCTATAGAACTGCCCTTCCAGTGCATTGCATGAAGATAGAGCGTGAAATCAACAACGAGTATACCCTGTCCAACGCTGCGGATCATGCGTGTGGCAAGCAGCCTGGCTGTTGCAGGATGCAGTTCTTTAATATCTTTAACAAACATGGTGGTATTTAAGATACACAATCTCAAATTGTCAAGACACTAATATACTATGGTTTCTCGAATGTTTATCCGAAGTCAAAAATTAACAGGATATCGTCAATATTGACACTTTCCGAATACCATGAAGCATGTCAATGACACCTTATTTTATTATTTTTTCTCAAATCTGTAAAAGCCTTCCCACGTATCTTTGTTTAATACCCTGCATCTGTATATCATGGTTTTCACAAAAGGATAAGCGTTGCCCGCCTTAGCAAATACACTTGCAGCATCATAAAATCTACCTTCTACATATACTGACAGTGCTTCTTCATAAATGGCTTTAAATTCATCAGCATTGCTTATGCCGTCAGGCAGTAATGTATATACATAATATCGGCGTATCCACACCTGATGGGATAACGCGATCCAGCTTAAACAAGATGTCCCTTGATGATAGCCGGATGTATGTGAATTCTGATACCAGTAGATTTGTTCCATAATATTTGTTCAAGCCTTGATGCAATATTTACATTATCTCCTATGGCTGTGTAATCAAACGGCATTTCAGAACCCATGTTACCTACAACAGCTTCACCGCTATTAATACCTATTCCAATGGATACAGAAGGCAGATTCAAAGTACTTAGTTTTTTATTAACGTCTTTTAAGATCGTTTGCATTTCAATACTGTACAGAACGGCTTTCTCGGCATGATCAGGCATTGACAATGGTGTCCCGAATAAAGCCATTATATCATCACCTATATATTTATCAAGTATGCCTGAATGATTTAAAATAACCCCTGTCATAGCAGTCATGTATTCATAAGGATGTCCCGATTATCGGGGAACTGTTGTAACGAATTTTTAAGCAGCCCGATGGATTGCTTAAATTTGTGCTCTTGCTGTAATATGATTGCTCTGGAAAGTACAACCTGCACACTTTGTTCTGCAACGAGGACTTTTGGCATTAATACAGCAACGCTGAATACCAATAAGACCAGTTTTTTACACATTAATTTCTCCGGCAAATTAAATAAATCATATAATAAATTATATATTGTTAAACTTAATATTACAATAAAACTTTAGTCGATGTCTGTGATAACAATCACATCCGTACAAGCTCATATATCAATTTTTTTTAATTGAAATTCCATATTTACTTTTTTGAGTTCATCAATACACCTTTTCCGGATTCACATCCGCGATCATGGTCTGGGATAAGTTTTCACGGGAATGATACTTTTAGCTTCACCTGTAAGACGAGACGGCTCAATCATTCATTAAGAGACAACTACAATGAAATGCATTTAATACTACACTACTGATGATTTTATGATTATCTTATTCTTAAACGCAGGAGGTTATTATGATTGATATAAATAAATTTACTCAAAAAGCTCAGGAGGCATTGCTGGAGGCACAATCGATAGCATCAAGATATAATCATCAGCAGGTAGATACAGAGCATTTATTACTTGCAATGCTCGAGCAGGAAGACGGGCTTATCTATCATCTCCTAGAAAAGATAGACAAAAACCCTTCAATCATCAAGGAGAGACTCGAGGCTGTACTTGCGGACATGCCGAAGATAATGGGGACATCAGGCAGTGTTGATCAGCTTTATATTACAGCAAGGCTCAATGCAACACTATATAAGGCATTAAAAGAATCACAGGTAATGAAGGATGAATATGTAAGTATTGAGCATATCTTTCTTGCCATGATGAGTGAAGGCCAATCAAGCAGGGTATGGAAGATCCTGCTCGAACAGGGCATAACAAGAGATGCCGTTATGAAAGCCCTTGTTGCAATAAGGGGGAGCCAGAGAGTAACGTCACCCACACCTGAAGTAACTTATGAGGCATTGGAAAAATACGGCCGTGATCTTACAAAATCGGCGTCACAGGGTAATCTTGATCCGGTT
It encodes the following:
- a CDS encoding MFS transporter, whose protein sequence is MFVKDIKELHPATARLLATRMIRSVGQGILVVDFTLYLHAMHWKGSSIGIVLSSAGLFGAFLSLIIGVSSDRLRRKPFLLVYQFILITGCIIAIATAQPWLLGMSAVLGGFGRGANGAAGPFSPAEQAWLAESIKPLKRGFIYSINTALGFFGTGLGALLAILPSLWDKWFIGAMSYRPLFAIVGILAIIDLALILSTEESYRGNRKGGKDSEHKESRNISKKENHELFKLVFANVFNGAAIGMTGPLMAYWFAIKFHVGPDFIAPVMAVTFFVTGIAALFTGRLTEHIGIVKSVIFQRTFGLIMLLLLPVIPFYWLASLVYLLRSAFNRSTTGARQALTIGLVRNERRGLATSLNAVSMQLPQAVGPTITGYFFQSGQLVLPFYIAAMLQGTYIIIYKKFFSGYELSQEE
- a CDS encoding adenylate/guanylate cyclase domain-containing protein, producing MTAMTGVILNHSGILDKYIGDDIMALFGTPLSMPDHAEKAVLYSIEMQTILKDVNKKLSTLNLPSVSIGIGINSGEAVVGNMGSEMPFDYTAIGDNVNIASRLEQILWNKSTGIRIHIHPAIIKGHLV